GCCACGGGGGACTTGTCATCACTCAGGTTCACCCCACTGTCATTACCACTGTCAGAGTCCCCTGAGCCCCTCAGGTGTTTGCCTGATGTGCTGCCTGACGCCAGCTCACTGACCCGGCTGTTGGCTGCCCGCATAGCATGCTTGGTGCCCATGATGGTCCCCCGGCCAGGCTTGCTGCTGACGGCTGCCGTGGCTCGCGGGGCGGAGGTCTTGCCAGTCGGGGGAAGGTTGGCATTGGGGTTCCTGGTTGCTGGCGCTGCCAGGGACTTTGTGGAGGAGCTCAGGCCCTTAGAGTTGCTCGCTGACAACGAACGGTCCTTACTTCCATTGACCGCTCCTAACGCTCTGGGGTTAACACTACCTTTGACCTGCCCAGGTTTACCTAGAGCATCTGTAGCACAACATGGGGAAGTTGGGGATGTAGCAATGGGAGAGCTGGTTGAGTTTGGTACACCGAATCTGGGAATGGATCTGCTGGACTTGCTGCAGCCCAGGGTGGCTCCACTGTTTTCTCGACTGAGAGTGGGCTTGGAGCCCACCATGGACATGCTGTCACTCCTTTCCAGAGACATCTGACTGCCGTAATGCTGCCGACTAGCATCTCCTCTGGCCCTCAGACTGGATGTAGCTTTGGCCGGGGTGTAGTCACCTCTGAGGCTGGAGGTTTTGAGACTGTTAGAGTTTACTCTGCAGCGGATCTCTAGCTCATCCTCTGACACCGCCCCTCTGGTAAGTTTGGGCCTCCCTGCTTCACCGGACGCAGACTTTAAGGCACTTTGGGGCAGCAGAGGCCTGTTCTTCTGATCCAGACTGGACTTGCGcactggaggtggaggaggtgaggtACCACCAGGTTTGGGGAGCATGCTCGCTTGCTGCCCATTTGCCTTTCCATTCTTCCCCAGAGAGGAGAACTTGAGAATGTTGGTTGTAGTGGTGATGTTCTGGGTTGTGGCCTTGGTCTCTGGGGAGACGTGGATGACAGGCACAGTGCCCAGAGTGGTGGCTCCTCGTCTGAGCTGAGGCATCTTGCTGGGGGGCTCCGCTTTCTTACTGATGGACTTCTCACAGCCGTCCACCACCCTCTGGGCTGAGGTTGAACCCTGCACCTTGGGTGGGCGAGATACACCATTGCTGTTGACAACACCAGCTTTGCGGCAGGGAATGCCACTTACTGGGGTTCTGGGGAGCTTGCTGGTGGCGCTGGAGTCTGGAAGCTGAGGTTCAGAGTGGTTGACGATGCGCTGCCAGGGGTCCTCCTGCTTGACTTCCTGTCTCTGTGGTtcacaactgctgctactactataggCTATTAATGAGGTAGGTTTCACTTTCCTGGGAAGACTGGAGTGGACTATGTAAGGGCCCTGGGAGGTTTGGGAGGAGGAGCTGAGAGAGTTAACTTTAGCTGTTTTGGATGGGAATCTGAGGGATCCTTTGGTTGACTCGGGAGACATAGGGCATTTTGTCAGGGACAGTTTGCTAGATGCTGTGCTGTCACTGTCCAGATCAGAAAAGCTAAAGCCACTGTCGTTCAGGGAGTTCTTGGCATCCCTTCGGGATGATTCACAGTGGAACATACCCAGGGAATCCAGGTAGAAGGTGCCGTCTGGGCCGATGTGCTTCGTCTGTGGGAGGAAAACGTCTGCAGAGTGTACCCTTTTACTCTCCAGAGTACAGACGCTAACCTCGCTGAGCCAGGAGCTGATGGACGAGCCCCTGCTGCCCACACACACAAATGAGTCATCCTGTAAGGGGGTGAGCACCTCGATGTTGacctctgcaccccccacagcagaTGTGTAGGCGTCAAACTCGTCGTTGATGCTGCTGATGATGCTGACTGGCCGGGAGCCGGAGGCAAGGGCCTGCAGGGAGCAGTCGCTGTTGAAGCTGATGATGCTGGAGGGCCGCCCGCTGTCTAAGATGCTGCCGATGGACAGCTCCTCCACCACAGTGAACACCAGCTCATCCTCTCCATTCAACTCCACAGGCTGCTGCAGGGTGACCGTAGCCCGGAGGATGTCCCTGTCCAGGCACCTCTCTCTCAGGGTGGAACGTAGCTGGCACACCTCTACAGTACCCCTGGTCTGGGTCCTATCAAGGAAAGGGTCCCCAGACTCCCCCTGCTTTCCAACCTGATGGCTCATTCCCACGGGGGGCATTCTAGTGGGggacctctcctctgcctctccgtTGCCCCTGCGTGAGTCTCTCtgctgtgggggagggggagcaggctTGGGTAAGGGCTTCTTGTTGAAGTAAACCTTCTCCCGTACTACTGGCTCAGAGGATGGCACCATGGCCATACCCTGTTTGATTGGGCTTGCTCTGCTCTCTGATGTCATTACCTTCTCACCATCAGCACTTGTTCTACATATGCTCTGTGAAACCCCTCTGGAATGTTCCAGTTTAGACTTAGAAGGGCTGATATGGGGACTACTGGATGGAGGAGTGGCTACAGATTTAGGAGCAAGTTTAGGTGATATGTTCTCCTGGGAGGAGGAGGCTTTAGTTACAGTCTTTGGGGAAACAGAGCCAGGGCATTCCTTTGCTTTGCTGTCCACCTTGGGGCTGGCCTGACTTCCCCTGCCCTCTCCAACAAACGCTGTAGGCGCCTCGCTGCCGTCGATACACTCCAGGCGCTCCTGCAGCTCAGCAAACGTGTTGCACTTGAAGAAGTGATCCCTGTCCAGGGGACCCTCCTTCCCAGATCGCTTCCTGTTCAGGGAGGGGATGATGGGAACAAAGGTGGGGGGGCCCTCATTGTCACTTAGCTCCCGGTCTGAGATGGCGGCGCCCCCCGGCCCCACATAGATGACGGTGTCACAGGACTGTTCGCTGCTGGAGCAGTAGTCTGGGTCGCTGAGCAGGGAGGGCAGGTCTGGGTCCAGGGCCACCGTCCGGGGGTGGAAGGGTCTGAGGTGAGGTGGCCGACGGatcctcccctcctcacaggAGCTCTCCCCTCCAGAGGAACTGGATGCATACTGCAACACAGAAACATACAGAGACTTACAAAACAGTGTATATAGGAAATGTGCTTAGCACATGAATGTGCTACATACTTAGACTTTCTGCATAATTCACATGTTCAAGACATAACATTATTACTTTAGGACTTATTGGAAAAGTCTATATAATTTTCTCCACCATTTTCCCATTTCCTGCTGTAGATTTACAGTTAATTCAATCGCATAATGAATTCACGGTGGAATACATCGTAAGGCAAATATAAATTACTTTAAAATTGCCAGTCAATACATTTAAAGGTTACATGTGAACATCAATAGACACACTGAAATTAATGTCAATAATATGAATCAGTGTCCGTAGAATGCATTATAATTACACCGAAGACAGATGCAAAATAAATACATGCTGTCATTACACCTAATTATCTGGAGTATATATTTCCCGAATCCGAGGGCATGCATTACACACATCCTTAGGCATTAGCGTTGGGATCAATTCTaattgaaggcagtcaattcaggaagtgatttgaATTTAAAATCCCACATTCTTGTTTTGACATAAATAGCTTCTCCTTTTCAGTTAATTGAGAAGTCAGTAAAAATGTATGCTGATTTTTTTCAATCattgaattggaatttcagtttacttcctgaattgactgccttaaattgaaattgagcccaaccctgttaGGCAGCCCTATTGATGACATGATTATGTGTTGAGCAGGCAAGAAAAACTAACTCCGAATTATGGAATTAATAACCTTGCATTAAGAGAGGCCCTGATTAATTTCATACCATGGCCTTCAATATACAGTAAAGTGGGAATAGCTTTATCAAGATCTCAGTTACGAATAGGCTACTACATGAAATGGTGAACAGTGCAACTTCTGCTAATAAAGTCACTGTAATACACTCTAGAGATCACTAAATACTTATTATAACTGTGAAAATCTACGGCTTTCCCTCATCGAAACAGTTCCCCGAACATCGAAATATGCTACTGTTCAAATGGAGGATACCCATGTCTCTTAATCAATGTAAACAATGTATGATACTGAAAGCTCTGCAAGTCCAGACACAAACCTTGGACTTCTTCTTCCTCATGCGGTGGATGCGTGAGGCCAGCTGGATGGTGGTGAGGGAGTCAGTGTAGTTGGCAGGGGAGTCCGAGATGTGGGCGATCATTGTAGTTCTGCAGTTAATGTTCCCCAGCGACTCTCTCAGCAGCATCGTCAGTTTGCTGTCCCTGGAAATGATACGTTCAcacactatcatcatcatcatcgctgCTCGGGAAACGCCAGGATGTTTCAGTGCCTTATATCAGTGTCGGTTTACATTCAACCACGGGTCTCTACGCCTTATATTAGTCTGGGTTGCCAGAGATTTTTTAAATATCGCATTTGGAACAACTGGTTCTTTGActgtttacagtgccttgcgaaagtattcggcccccttgaactttgcgaccttttgccacatttcaggcttcaaacataaagatataaaactgtatttttttgtgaagaatcaacaacaagtgggacacaatcatgaagtggaacgacatttattggatatttcaaacttttttaacaaatcaaaaactgaaacattgggcgtgcaaaattattcagcccctttactttcagtgcagcaaactctctccagaagttcagtgaggatctctgaatgatccaatgttgacctaaatgactaatgatgataaatacaatccacctgtgtgtaatcaagtctccgtataaatgcacctgcactgtgatagtctcagaggtccgttaaaagcgcagagaacatcatgaagaacaagg
The genomic region above belongs to Oncorhynchus nerka isolate Pitt River linkage group LG18, Oner_Uvic_2.0, whole genome shotgun sequence and contains:
- the LOC115146194 gene encoding kinesin-like protein KIF26A isoform X2; protein product: MNSFRGNATHGRDPDNCRFTVEGCPSGESPFPLDLNTRKILHSSEYARCNSRPPPEGAGSVTVSESERRDGKGSFCQQCQINVTELKRQALVLADPSSLKDPGYAAFLFDQLQVPGSHEGCCQVCSTPLHQLRQEALQTVGAPHAALTLSHDMPALPSTTLSGQPHKLTLSSSNAQVRQPSKAHAQAHTILPLRESWHRGQDCPQGSSVSAGPKTSVQVTVGGGQLTGTLGSVTIQAQQYLEGMWSISRVNNFLPQPSPAQGLMGDVERDVPVPASEAPVHSSNCSLTPSRQRSSVQLGQCDVTPPGPGHTSTTTSTQSASAAASFFIRAAQKLNLSSKRKKHQPPSLLHPGAQEPSIYPTNFSGILQLSPPSAPPCLLRAVSKVKENPGMGKVKVMMRICPSLEAPDSSESMSFLKVDPRKKQLTLYDPSVNDRANSGHRRATVAVPKIFAFDAVFTQDASQAEVCSGTVSEVIQSVVNGADGCIFCFGHVKLGKTFTMIGKDSSTQNLGIVPCAISWLFTLINERKEKTGTRFSVRVSAVEICGKDEALKDLLSEVSTGSVQDGQSPGVYLREDPICGTQLQNQSELRAPTAEKAAFFLDAAIAARSTSRPDSDEEERRNSHMLFTLHIYQYRMEKSGKGGMSGGRSRLHLIDLGSCEKVLSKSRDGGGGLCLSLTALGNVIMALANGAKHVPYRDSKLTMLLRESLGNINCRTTMIAHISDSPANYTDSLTTIQLASRIHRMRKKKSKYASSSSGGESSCEEGRIRRPPHLRPFHPRTVALDPDLPSLLSDPDYCSSSEQSCDTVIYVGPGGAAISDRELSDNEGPPTFVPIIPSLNRKRSGKEGPLDRDHFFKCNTFAELQERLECIDGSEAPTAFVGEGRGSQASPKVDSKAKECPGSVSPKTVTKASSSQENISPKLAPKSVATPPSSSPHISPSKSKLEHSRGVSQSICRTSADGEKVMTSESRASPIKQGMAMVPSSEPVVREKVYFNKKPLPKPAPPPPQQRDSRRGNGEAEERSPTRMPPVGMSHQVGKQGESGDPFLDRTQTRGTVEVCQLRSTLRERCLDRDILRATVTLQQPVELNGEDELVFTVVEELSIGSILDSGRPSSIISFNSDCSLQALASGSRPVSIISSINDEFDAYTSAVGGAEVNIEVLTPLQDDSFVCVGSRGSSISSWLSEVSVCTLESKRVHSADVFLPQTKHIGPDGTFYLDSLGMFHCESSRRDAKNSLNDSGFSFSDLDSDSTASSKLSLTKCPMSPESTKGSLRFPSKTAKVNSLSSSSQTSQGPYIVHSSLPRKVKPTSLIAYSSSSSCEPQRQEVKQEDPWQRIVNHSEPQLPDSSATSKLPRTPVSGIPCRKAGVVNSNGVSRPPKVQGSTSAQRVVDGCEKSISKKAEPPSKMPQLRRGATTLGTVPVIHVSPETKATTQNITTTTNILKFSSLGKNGKANGQQASMLPKPGGTSPPPPPVRKSSLDQKNRPLLPQSALKSASGEAGRPKLTRGAVSEDELEIRCRVNSNSLKTSSLRGDYTPAKATSSLRARGDASRQHYGSQMSLERSDSMSMVGSKPTLSRENSGATLGCSKSSRSIPRFGVPNSTSSPIATSPTSPCCATDALGKPGQVKGSVNPRALGAVNGSKDRSLSASNSKGLSSSTKSLAAPATRNPNANLPPTGKTSAPRATAAVSSKPGRGTIMGTKHAMRAANSRVSELASGSTSGKHLRGSGDSDSGNDSGVNLSDDKSPVAMLPSPYSKITAPRRPQRYSSGHGSDNSSVLSGELPPAMGRTALFYHSGGSSGYESMIRDSEATGSASSAHDSMSESGMSSSGRPRTSKSPKKRNGLQRRRLIPAPLPDTSSLGKKAGTAGQWVDLPPMSGPLKEPFEIKVYEIDDVERLQRRRQEDLIEPFQDVEKGLLYFNSKLKVLERRQQQIRELKVKHEALKEELEDTKTLLMMDPCKWIGEFEVDQDLDKESQEYLQALGQVTEELEFCVNLCKSRVMMVTCFDISVASPPNTQEGLREVEV
- the LOC115146194 gene encoding kinesin-like protein KIF26A isoform X1, with the translated sequence MNSFRGNATHGRDPDNCRFTVEGCPSGESPFPLDLNTRKILHSSEYARCNSRPPPEGAGSVTVSESERRDGKGSFCQQCQINVTELKRQALVLADPSSLKDPGYAAFLFDQLQVPGSHEGCCQVCSTPLHQLRQEALQTVGAPHAALTLSHDMPALPSTTLSGQPHKLTLSSSNAQVRQPSKAHAQAHTILPLRESWHRGQDCPQGSSVSAGPKTSVQVTVGGGQLTGTLGSVTIQAQQYLEGMWSISRVNNFLPQPSPAQGLMGDVERDVPVPASEAPVHSSNCSLTPSRQRSSVQLGQCDVTPPGPGHTSTTTSTQSASAAASFFIRAAQKLNLSSKRKKHQPPSLLHPGAQEPSIYPTNFSGILQLSPPSAPPCLLRAVSKVKENPGMGKVKVMMRICPSLEAPDSSESMSFLKVDPRKKQLTLYDPSVNDRANSGHRRATVAVPKIFAFDAVFTQDASQAEVCSGTVSEVIQSVVNGADGCIFCFGHVKLGKTFTMIGKDSSTQNLGIVPCAISWLFTLINERKEKTGTRFSVRVSAVEICGKDEALKDLLSEVSTGSVQDGQSPGVYLREDPICGTQLQNQSELRAPTAEKAAFFLDAAIAARSTSRPDSDEEERRNSHMLFTLHIYQYRMEKSGKGGMSGGRSRLHLIDLGSCEKVLSKSRDGGGGLCLSLTALGNVIMALANGAKHVPYRDSKLTMLLRESLGNINCRTTMIAHISDSPANYTDSLTTIQLASRIHRMRKKKSKYASSSSGGESSCEEGRIRRPPHLRPFHPRTVALDPDLPSLLSDPDYCSSSEQSCDTVIYVGPGGAAISDRELSDNEGPPTFVPIIPSLNRKRSGKEGPLDRDHFFKCNTFAELQERLECIDGSEAPTAFVGEGRGSQASPKVDSKAKECPGSVSPKTVTKASSSQENISPKLAPKSVATPPSSSPHISPSKSKLEHSRGVSQSICRTSADGEKVMTSESRASPIKQGMAMVPSSEPVVREKVYFNKKPLPKPAPPPPQQRDSRRGNGEAEERSPTRMPPVGMSHQVGKQGESGDPFLDRTQTRGTVEVCQLRSTLRERCLDRDILRATVTLQQPVELNGEDELVFTVVEELSIGSILDSGRPSSIISFNSDCSLQALASGSRPVSIISSINDEFDAYTSAVGGAEVNIEVLTPLQDDSFVCVGSRGSSISSWLSEVSVCTLESKRVHSADVFLPQTKHIGPDGTFYLDSLGMFHCESSRRDAKNSLNDSGFSFSDLDSDSTASSKLSLTKCPMSPESTKGSLRFPSKTAKVNSLSSSSQTSQGPYIVHSSLPRKVKPTSLIAYSSSSSCEPQRQEVKQEDPWQRIVNHSEPQLPDSSATSKLPRTPVSGIPCRKAGVVNSNGVSRPPKVQGSTSAQRVVDGCEKSISKKAEPPSKMPQLRRGATTLGTVPVIHVSPETKATTQNITTTTNILKFSSLGKNGKANGQQASMLPKPGGTSPPPPPVRKSSLDQKNRPLLPQSALKSASGEAGRPKLTRGAVSEDELEIRCRVNSNSLKTSSLRGDYTPAKATSSLRARGDASRQHYGSQMSLERSDSMSMVGSKPTLSRENSGATLGCSKSSRSIPRFGVPNSTSSPIATSPTSPCCATDALGKPGQVKGSVNPRALGAVNGSKDRSLSASNSKGLSSSTKSLAAPATRNPNANLPPTGKTSAPRATAAVSSKPGRGTIMGTKHAMRAANSRVSELASGSTSGKHLRGSGDSDSGNDSGVNLSDDKSPVAMLPSPYSKITAPRRPQRYSSGHGSDNSSVLSGELPPAMGRTALFYHSGGSSGYESMIRDSEATGSASSAHDSMSESGMSSSGRPRTSKSPKKRNGLQRRRLIPAPLPDTSSLGKKAGTAGQWVDLPPMSGPLKEPFEIKVYEIDDVERLQRRRQEDLIEQPFQDVEKGLLYFNSKLKVLERRQQQIRELKVKHEALKEELEDTKTLLMMDPCKWIGEFEVDQDLDKESQEYLQALGQVTEELEFCVNLCKSRVMMVTCFDISVASPPNTQEGLREVEV